Proteins from a genomic interval of Acidimicrobiales bacterium:
- a CDS encoding carboxyl transferase domain-containing protein translates to MSEVQIRAGMPGPSTATLTDLGGNRAVVVTVGGDSENRGALTLDCGPVISNAAELARHEQVPCVLLISSSGANIAEGIGASFGWGTAAKALAAASGVVPILACATGPVAAGPALLLGFADFVVMTEASYAFVSGPLMVEQFTGVPIGTDELGGPGVHADRSGLASFVVTDEQAAIDVIAELLLYLPPHIDAIAPTVLTDDPVDRPTPEAGAVLPTSPTGSYDVRDVIRSVVDDGILVECRARWAANIVTGLAAIGGTPVGIVANQPQILAGTLDIAASQKAARFVAFCDAFGIPLVTFVDTPGFQPGKDLEWRGMIRHGAQLAFAYARATVPRVCVTLRKSYGGAYIVMDSKYMGNDVALAWPNAEIAVMGAKGAVEILHRRTDPADRPMLEADYEARLLNPYRAADRGSVDAVIDPAETRREVAAALTVLQSKREHLVNRRHDNSPL, encoded by the coding sequence ATGTCCGAAGTGCAGATCCGCGCGGGGATGCCCGGCCCGTCGACCGCCACGCTCACAGACCTCGGTGGCAACAGGGCGGTCGTCGTCACAGTGGGAGGAGACAGCGAGAACCGGGGAGCACTCACCCTCGACTGCGGACCCGTGATCTCCAACGCAGCCGAACTCGCCCGCCACGAGCAGGTCCCCTGTGTCCTTCTGATCTCATCTTCGGGCGCCAACATCGCCGAGGGAATCGGCGCGTCGTTCGGCTGGGGAACCGCGGCGAAGGCCCTCGCCGCCGCCTCGGGAGTCGTGCCGATCCTCGCCTGCGCGACGGGACCCGTGGCGGCGGGCCCCGCCCTCCTGCTCGGTTTCGCGGACTTCGTGGTGATGACCGAGGCCAGCTACGCCTTCGTCAGCGGCCCGCTCATGGTGGAACAGTTCACCGGCGTGCCCATCGGGACCGATGAGCTGGGCGGGCCGGGAGTTCACGCCGACCGTTCCGGGCTCGCGTCCTTCGTGGTCACCGACGAACAAGCGGCGATCGACGTCATCGCCGAGCTCCTCCTCTACCTCCCGCCCCACATCGACGCGATCGCGCCGACCGTGCTCACCGACGATCCTGTCGACCGTCCCACCCCCGAAGCGGGCGCCGTCCTGCCCACGTCGCCGACGGGGAGCTACGACGTCCGCGACGTGATCCGCAGCGTGGTCGACGACGGGATCCTCGTGGAGTGCAGAGCCCGCTGGGCCGCCAACATCGTCACGGGCCTCGCTGCGATCGGCGGCACCCCGGTGGGCATAGTCGCGAACCAACCACAGATCCTCGCCGGGACCCTCGACATCGCCGCGTCCCAGAAGGCCGCTCGCTTCGTGGCGTTCTGCGACGCGTTCGGGATCCCCCTCGTCACCTTCGTGGACACGCCGGGGTTCCAGCCCGGCAAAGATCTCGAATGGCGCGGGATGATCCGCCACGGCGCCCAGCTCGCGTTCGCGTACGCCCGGGCCACCGTGCCGCGCGTGTGCGTCACGCTGCGGAAGTCCTACGGCGGTGCCTACATCGTCATGGACTCCAAGTACATGGGCAACGACGTGGCGCTGGCGTGGCCCAACGCCGAGATCGCCGTCATGGGGGCGAAGGGCGCCGTCGAGATCCTGCACCGTCGAACCGATCCGGCCGACCGGCCGATGCTCGAAGCCGACTACGAGGCCCGGCTTCTCAACCCCTACCGGGCCGCGGACCGTGGCTCGGTCGACGCCGTGATCGACCCCGCCGAGACCCGTCGCGAGGTGGCCGCGGCCCTCACCGTCCTCCAGTCGAAGCGCGAGCACCTCGTCAACCGGCGCCACGACAACTCGCCCCTGTGA
- a CDS encoding citrate synthase, giving the protein MSESITITDNRTGKSVEIPIEGGAVDATEWRNLMPNIWFRDLGFATTAAADSAICYIDGEAGVLQYRGYPIEQLAEHSTYLEVAYLLLNGELPSADEYATWVHEITHHTYIHENFRKRFMESFHYDAHPMGMLISTVAALSTFYPEAKNVMDYDVRHAQIVRLIAKMPTIAAAGHRFSVGMPYVYPNNDIDFASNFLSMMFKIAEPVYQTDPAIARALDILFILHADHEQNCSTSTARVVGSSHADPYSAVAAASAALYGPRHGGANEAVLSMLGEIGTYDNVDAFIQSVKDGNGRLMGFGHRVYKNYDPRAAIIKEHADRVFAITGKNPLLDIALKLEEVALADDYFVSRKLYPNVDFYSGLIYQALGFPTDMFTVLFAIPRVSGWLAHWNEMLEHDSRIARPRQVYTGATTRDYVPMDNR; this is encoded by the coding sequence GTGTCCGAATCGATCACCATCACCGACAACCGGACGGGCAAGTCGGTCGAGATCCCGATCGAAGGAGGAGCCGTCGACGCGACCGAGTGGCGGAACCTCATGCCCAACATCTGGTTCCGTGACCTCGGCTTCGCAACGACGGCCGCAGCTGACAGTGCGATCTGCTACATCGACGGCGAGGCGGGCGTACTGCAGTACCGCGGCTACCCGATCGAACAGCTCGCCGAGCATTCGACCTATCTCGAGGTCGCCTATCTCCTCTTGAACGGGGAACTCCCGTCGGCCGACGAGTACGCCACCTGGGTGCACGAGATCACCCACCACACCTACATCCACGAGAACTTCCGCAAGCGCTTCATGGAGTCGTTCCATTACGACGCGCACCCGATGGGGATGCTGATCTCGACGGTCGCAGCGCTGTCGACCTTCTACCCCGAGGCGAAGAACGTGATGGACTACGACGTCCGCCACGCCCAGATCGTGCGGCTGATCGCCAAGATGCCGACGATCGCAGCCGCCGGCCACCGGTTCTCGGTCGGCATGCCCTACGTGTATCCGAACAACGACATCGACTTCGCGAGCAACTTCCTGTCGATGATGTTCAAGATCGCCGAACCGGTCTACCAGACGGACCCGGCCATCGCCCGCGCTCTCGACATCTTGTTCATCCTCCACGCCGACCACGAGCAGAACTGCTCGACGAGCACCGCCCGTGTTGTCGGGAGCTCCCATGCCGACCCGTACTCCGCGGTCGCCGCGGCGAGTGCGGCGCTGTACGGGCCCCGACACGGCGGAGCGAACGAGGCCGTCCTGTCGATGCTCGGCGAGATCGGCACCTACGACAACGTCGATGCGTTCATCCAGTCGGTCAAGGACGGCAATGGCCGTCTGATGGGATTCGGCCACCGGGTCTACAAGAACTACGACCCGCGAGCCGCGATCATCAAGGAACACGCGGACAGGGTGTTCGCGATCACGGGTAAGAACCCGCTCCTCGACATCGCCCTGAAGCTCGAGGAGGTGGCGCTCGCCGACGACTACTTCGTCTCCCGCAAGCTCTACCCGAACGTCGACTTCTACTCCGGGCTGATCTACCAGGCGCTGGGCTTCCCCACCGACATGTTCACGGTCCTGTTCGCCATCCCCCGCGTGTCGGGTTGGCTCGCCCACTGGAACGAGATGCTGGAGCACGACTCGCGCATCGCCCGTCCCCGTCAGGTCTACACCGGTGCGACGACCCGGGATTACGTGCCGATGGACAATCGATAA
- a CDS encoding transcriptional regulator, which produces MSDEHDENDQAYVREVGSRIRAIRRQKGLSLQDVEADSAGEFKASVLGAYERAERVISVPRLQRLAAIYSVPIEQLLPGVGMTPVSGPRESGPYVTIDLQRLDGLTGAEAEMLARYLTMIQVQRQDFNGRVLTIRSDDLRALACILGVGVDQTIPRLSELGLAFAI; this is translated from the coding sequence ATGAGCGACGAGCACGACGAGAACGATCAGGCCTACGTCCGGGAGGTCGGCAGCCGCATCCGGGCGATCCGTCGGCAGAAGGGCCTGTCACTCCAAGACGTCGAGGCGGACTCCGCGGGTGAGTTCAAGGCGTCGGTGCTCGGCGCGTACGAACGTGCCGAGCGGGTGATCTCGGTTCCCCGGCTCCAACGACTGGCCGCGATCTACTCGGTTCCGATCGAACAACTGCTCCCCGGCGTGGGGATGACCCCGGTGTCGGGACCACGCGAGAGCGGTCCCTACGTGACCATCGACCTGCAGCGCCTGGACGGCCTCACCGGGGCCGAGGCGGAGATGCTCGCCCGCTATCTCACGATGATCCAGGTGCAACGTCAGGACTTCAACGGCCGGGTCCTCACGATCCGCTCCGATGACCTTCGCGCGCTGGCCTGCATTCTCGGCGTGGGCGTCGACCAGACCATCCCGCGCCTGTCCGAGCTGGGACTCGCGTTCGCCATCTGA
- a CDS encoding RsmE family RNA methyltransferase has translation MTHPGLGGCPHVFVTDLDAPELDPDDDHHLARVLRVRAGDPITISDGQGRWRPARFAAAPEPVGDVVEVPAPASPVAVAFAVVKGGRPELIVQKLTEIGVDRIVGYTAERSVVRWDADRAARHHERWLRIVREASMQSRRCRLPTVEPVSAFADLAREPGARRCEPGAPLVCEAVPLLVIGPEGGFSASERALLPAEPVGLGPNVLRTETAAMVAAALAVARREGGVGG, from the coding sequence GTGACCCATCCCGGCCTGGGCGGGTGCCCACACGTCTTCGTCACCGACCTCGATGCCCCCGAACTCGACCCCGACGACGATCACCACCTGGCTCGGGTGCTGCGGGTGCGCGCCGGTGACCCGATCACGATCTCCGACGGGCAGGGACGGTGGCGGCCCGCGCGTTTCGCGGCCGCTCCCGAGCCGGTGGGTGACGTCGTGGAGGTGCCTGCGCCGGCGAGCCCGGTGGCCGTCGCATTCGCTGTGGTCAAGGGGGGACGTCCCGAGTTGATCGTCCAGAAGCTCACCGAGATCGGCGTCGACCGAATCGTCGGGTACACCGCCGAGCGTTCGGTCGTCCGTTGGGACGCGGATCGAGCTGCCCGCCATCACGAGCGTTGGCTGCGGATCGTGCGGGAGGCGTCGATGCAGTCGCGGCGGTGTCGGCTCCCCACGGTGGAGCCTGTCTCCGCCTTCGCCGATCTCGCACGCGAACCGGGTGCACGCCGGTGCGAACCCGGCGCGCCGCTGGTTTGCGAGGCGGTCCCCCTGCTGGTCATCGGCCCGGAGGGCGGCTTCTCTGCAAGCGAACGTGCGCTTCTGCCCGCTGAACCGGTGGGTCTGGGCCCTAACGTGCTGCGAACCGAGACCGCCGCCATGGTGGCGGCGGCACTCGCCGTGGCCCGGCGTGAAGGTGGCGTAGGAGGCTGA
- the dnaJ gene encoding molecular chaperone DnaJ, whose amino-acid sequence MERDYYEVLGVDRGASPDELKKSYRRLARELHPDRNPGDGDAEARFKEVARAYEVLSDPERRARYDRFGHASEGGGGAGGDPFGAGFGDIFDAFFGQSGFGGRGPSGPAAGPDLQATVRLSFTDAVLGTATDVEVRTAVACETCEATGAKPGTEPVTCPQCNGSGQVQRVRQSLLGQMVTASPCDRCSGSGRWIEHTCATCSGEGRVVTDKTYTVDVPAGVDTGSTLRLSGRGAAGPRGGPHGDLYVRIAVADHAYLTRDGDDLVHDLEIPMTQAALGAELDYETLYGTEELRIRPGAQTGEIHRIRGHGVPRLQGRGRGDLLVRLKVETPTDLDSEQRELVRRLAELRGDEVADDGKGWFGRLRSAFNT is encoded by the coding sequence GTGGAGCGCGACTACTACGAGGTACTCGGTGTGGACCGTGGCGCCTCTCCCGATGAACTGAAGAAGTCCTACCGCCGCCTGGCTCGTGAGCTGCACCCCGACCGCAACCCCGGCGATGGTGACGCCGAGGCCCGGTTCAAGGAGGTCGCCCGTGCCTACGAGGTCCTCTCGGACCCCGAACGGCGCGCCCGTTACGACCGGTTCGGCCACGCGTCCGAGGGCGGTGGAGGTGCCGGGGGAGACCCCTTCGGGGCGGGCTTCGGGGACATCTTCGACGCGTTCTTCGGCCAGAGCGGGTTCGGCGGCCGTGGTCCCAGCGGCCCGGCGGCGGGGCCGGACCTGCAGGCGACCGTCCGGCTGTCGTTCACCGATGCCGTTCTCGGGACCGCGACCGACGTCGAGGTCCGCACCGCCGTGGCATGCGAGACCTGTGAGGCGACGGGCGCGAAGCCCGGGACCGAGCCGGTCACGTGTCCGCAGTGCAACGGGTCCGGTCAGGTCCAGCGGGTGCGGCAGTCACTGCTCGGGCAGATGGTGACGGCATCGCCGTGTGACCGGTGTTCGGGCTCCGGCCGTTGGATCGAGCACACCTGCGCCACCTGTTCGGGGGAGGGCCGGGTCGTCACCGACAAGACCTACACGGTCGACGTGCCGGCCGGCGTGGACACGGGCTCCACCTTGCGGCTGTCGGGGCGCGGTGCCGCCGGTCCCCGGGGTGGCCCCCACGGTGATCTCTACGTCCGTATCGCGGTCGCCGACCACGCCTATCTCACCCGCGACGGTGACGATCTCGTGCACGACCTCGAGATCCCGATGACCCAGGCTGCGCTCGGTGCCGAACTCGACTACGAGACCCTCTACGGCACCGAGGAGCTGCGGATCCGCCCGGGGGCCCAGACAGGGGAGATCCACCGGATCCGGGGCCACGGCGTGCCCCGCCTGCAGGGCCGGGGCCGGGGCGATCTGCTGGTACGGCTGAAGGTGGAGACGCCGACCGACCTCGATTCCGAGCAGCGCGAGCTGGTGCGACGCCTCGCGGAGTTGCGCGGGGACGAGGTCGCCGACGACGGCAAGGGCTGGTTCGGCCGGCTTCGCTCCGCGTTCAACACCTGA
- the hrcA gene encoding heat-inducible transcriptional repressor HrcA has translation MTDAQLSDRKAAILRAVVEGYTSTARPVGSGAIVDAEGLEVSSATVRKELLALEQAGFLEQPHTSAGRVPTDKGYRYFVDELMRPFEFGQATNERISHFFERAHGEIETMLRDTSRLLSQLTHYTSVVVGPGAELATVRSVQLVGLHHDVALVVVVMSNGAIEKYTVDLPGAGDGAARDAVDRAGAVLAGAMIGRPLADAAEPAPTGDVAIDDIVSSCVDAIAEGAAAPHEQFYVGGTPTVASLFAATEQVREVLSILEKQYVMVTLVRDVIDRGLTVAIGSETGVEPLAECSVVVAPYLVEGSPAGQIAVLGPTHMNYPQAVAAVAVVSAQLGSRLSEG, from the coding sequence ATGACTGACGCGCAGCTGTCCGACCGGAAGGCGGCGATTCTGCGAGCGGTGGTCGAGGGATACACGTCGACCGCCCGCCCCGTGGGATCGGGAGCGATCGTGGACGCGGAAGGGCTCGAGGTCTCCTCGGCCACCGTCCGCAAGGAACTCCTGGCACTCGAACAGGCCGGCTTCCTCGAACAACCCCACACCAGCGCCGGGCGTGTCCCCACCGACAAGGGCTATCGCTACTTCGTCGACGAACTCATGCGGCCCTTCGAGTTCGGTCAGGCCACCAACGAGCGCATCTCGCATTTCTTCGAGAGGGCCCACGGCGAGATCGAGACGATGTTGCGCGACACCAGCCGGCTGTTGAGCCAGCTCACGCACTACACATCGGTGGTGGTCGGTCCGGGGGCCGAACTCGCCACCGTCCGCTCCGTGCAACTCGTGGGACTCCATCACGACGTCGCCCTCGTCGTTGTCGTGATGTCCAACGGTGCCATCGAGAAGTACACCGTGGACCTTCCCGGGGCCGGCGACGGCGCGGCCCGGGATGCCGTGGACCGCGCGGGAGCGGTACTCGCCGGAGCGATGATCGGCCGACCGTTGGCCGACGCCGCCGAGCCCGCGCCGACCGGGGACGTGGCGATCGACGACATCGTCTCCTCGTGCGTCGACGCGATTGCCGAAGGTGCCGCCGCTCCCCACGAGCAGTTCTACGTCGGTGGCACGCCGACGGTGGCCTCGCTGTTCGCCGCCACCGAGCAGGTGCGCGAAGTGCTGTCGATCCTCGAGAAGCAGTACGTGATGGTGACTCTCGTGCGCGACGTCATCGACCGGGGACTGACCGTCGCCATCGGCTCGGAGACCGGTGTGGAACCGCTGGCCGAGTGCTCGGTGGTCGTCGCCCCCTACCTGGTGGAGGGCTCCCCGGCGGGCCAGATCGCCGTCCTCGGACCCACCCACATGAACTACCCCCAGGCCGTCGCCGCGGTCGCCGTTGTGAGCGCGCAACTCGGCTCGCGGTTGTCCGAAGGCTGA
- the lepA gene encoding translation elongation factor 4 yields the protein MDISRIRNTSIIAHIDHGKSTLADRMLERCGAVDPRDMREQYLDSMDLERERGITIKLQSVRLDHADHVINLIDTPGHVDFGYEVSRSLAACESVILLVDAAQGIEAQTLANCYLALENDLEIVAVLNKIDLPAADPDRYAAEIENVLGIDAESVLRISAKTGEGVGELLDAIVDRTPPPVGDPEAALQALVFDSHFDQYRGVISSVRVVNGFLRKGEGIRFMQSGAAHEVDEVGARRPDLTPMGELGPGEVGYLIAGVKAVADARSGETVTTTLRGATEALPGYREPKPMVFSGLYPVEGDDFADLRDALEKLRLNDSSFTYEPETSGALGFGFRCGFLGLLHMEIVRERLEREFGLSLISTAPSVEYEVTTSAGDEIRVDNPSELPPAAEIESIAEPYLAVTLLSPAEYTGTLMELCHTRRGELRRHEYLSPERVELSFRIPLAEVVVDFFDQLKSRTQGYASLDYEPDGYDVADLVKVDILLHGEPVDAFSSIVHRDASYEYGKRIVDKLRELIPRQQYDVPIQAAIGGRIIARETVKAFRKDVTAKLYGGDVTRKRKLLEKQKEGKRRMKSIGRVDVPQEAFISALRLDD from the coding sequence ATGGACATCTCGCGAATCCGCAACACGTCGATCATCGCCCACATCGACCACGGCAAGTCCACCCTCGCCGACCGCATGCTGGAACGCTGCGGAGCCGTGGACCCCCGCGACATGCGCGAGCAGTACCTGGACTCCATGGATCTCGAGCGTGAGCGCGGCATCACGATCAAGTTGCAGAGCGTCCGCCTGGACCACGCCGACCACGTGATCAACCTCATCGACACGCCCGGCCACGTGGACTTCGGCTACGAGGTGTCGCGTTCTCTCGCGGCGTGTGAGAGCGTCATCCTCCTCGTCGACGCCGCGCAGGGCATCGAAGCCCAGACACTGGCCAACTGCTACCTCGCGCTCGAGAACGACCTCGAGATCGTCGCCGTCCTGAACAAGATCGACCTCCCCGCAGCCGATCCCGACCGCTACGCCGCCGAGATCGAGAACGTCCTCGGCATCGACGCCGAGTCAGTCCTGCGCATCAGCGCCAAGACCGGCGAAGGGGTGGGGGAGTTGCTCGACGCCATCGTCGACCGGACCCCGCCCCCCGTCGGTGATCCCGAAGCGGCGCTCCAGGCCCTCGTGTTCGACTCCCACTTCGACCAGTACCGCGGTGTCATCTCGTCGGTGCGGGTGGTCAACGGTTTCCTGCGCAAGGGCGAGGGGATCAGGTTCATGCAGTCGGGTGCGGCCCACGAGGTCGACGAGGTCGGTGCCCGCCGACCGGATCTCACGCCGATGGGCGAACTCGGCCCCGGTGAGGTGGGCTATCTCATCGCCGGCGTGAAGGCGGTGGCCGACGCCCGTTCGGGCGAGACCGTCACCACCACGCTGCGGGGTGCCACCGAAGCGCTTCCGGGCTACCGCGAGCCCAAGCCGATGGTCTTCTCCGGGCTGTACCCCGTGGAGGGTGATGACTTCGCCGACCTGCGTGACGCCCTCGAGAAACTCCGCCTCAACGACTCCAGCTTCACGTACGAGCCCGAGACGTCAGGGGCGCTCGGTTTCGGGTTCCGCTGCGGGTTCCTGGGCCTGTTGCACATGGAGATCGTCCGCGAACGCCTCGAGCGGGAGTTCGGGCTCAGTCTCATCTCCACGGCGCCGTCGGTGGAGTACGAGGTCACCACGAGCGCCGGCGACGAGATCCGCGTGGACAACCCGTCCGAGCTGCCTCCGGCCGCGGAGATCGAGTCGATCGCAGAGCCGTACCTCGCGGTGACGCTTCTGTCGCCCGCCGAGTACACGGGCACGCTCATGGAGCTCTGCCACACCCGGCGCGGGGAACTGCGCCGCCACGAGTATCTCTCGCCCGAGCGGGTCGAGTTGTCGTTCCGGATCCCGCTCGCCGAGGTGGTGGTGGACTTCTTCGACCAGCTGAAGAGTCGCACCCAGGGTTACGCCTCGCTGGACTACGAACCGGACGGTTACGACGTCGCCGATCTCGTCAAGGTGGACATCCTCCTGCACGGCGAGCCCGTCGACGCGTTCAGCTCGATCGTGCACCGCGACGCGTCCTATGAGTACGGCAAGCGCATCGTGGACAAACTCCGCGAACTCATTCCCCGCCAGCAGTACGACGTGCCGATCCAGGCGGCGATCGGTGGGCGCATCATCGCCCGCGAGACGGTGAAGGCCTTCCGCAAGGACGTGACGGCCAAGCTCTACGGCGGCGACGTCACCCGCAAGCGCAAACTCCTCGAGAAGCAGAAGGAGGGCAAGCGCCGCATGAAGTCCATCGGACGCGTCGACGTGCCCCAGGAGGCCTTCATCTCGGCGTTGCGTCTCGACGACTAG
- the rpsT gene encoding 30S ribosomal protein S20: protein MANIKSQIKRNRQNEKRHERNKAVRSEIITRTRHAVEAVTEGRDDAEEATRAAIKRIDSATSKGVLHKNTAARKKSRLVKRLGRIEAERD from the coding sequence GTGGCCAACATCAAGAGCCAGATCAAGCGGAACCGCCAGAACGAGAAGCGCCACGAGCGCAACAAGGCCGTGCGCTCAGAGATCATCACCCGGACGCGCCACGCGGTGGAAGCCGTCACCGAGGGCCGCGACGACGCCGAAGAGGCCACGCGTGCGGCCATCAAGCGCATCGACTCGGCCACGTCGAAGGGCGTTCTGCACAAGAACACCGCGGCGCGCAAGAAGTCGCGCCTCGTCAAGCGCCTCGGCCGCATCGAAGCCGAGCGGGACTGA